In the Candidatus Aegiribacteria sp. genome, TACCGTAATCCCAGAAGAACATGCCACGGTCATGAAGGGTGTTTATTGCCCTTACCTGCCGGCGGAGGGATTCATGCACCATTTCTTTGAATTCCTCAGGGTTCTCAACCATCATTCTGTTCGATTCATCGAGGGAGAGGCCGACCGGATAATAGCCGCCAAGATAGGGATTATGGAGGGAAGTCTGATCGCTTCCCAGATCAACGGAAATACCTTCGGCCACAAGCTTTTCCCATAGATCCACGATATTTCCTGTATACCCCAGAGAAAGAGGCTCTCCGGCTCTGCGTGCCTTTTCGATTCTGACAAGAACCCTGTCGAGGTCATCTTCAACTTCCTGAAGCCACCCCTGTTCGTGCCTTGTTTTTATCGCTATCGGGTTGATCTCGGCAATCACGCATACTGCTCCCGCTATAACCGAAGCTTTAGCCTGGGCTCCGCTCATACCGCCAAGTCCCGAGGTGACAAACAGTTTTCCCGACAGGTCCGCCTCGGGAGGCAGTCCGAGGTATTTTCTGCCAGCGTTAAGAAGCGTTATGGTAGTTCCGTGAACGATTCCCTGGGGGCCTATGTACATGAAACTCCCAGCTGTCATCTGACCGTACGATGTCACACCCAGAGCAGCCATCCTGTCGTAATCCTCCCTGGAGCTGTAATTGGGTATCACCATACCATTCGTAAGCACCAGCCTGGGCGCTTCGGGATGGGAGGGGAAAAGACCAAGCGGATGCCCAGAGTAGAGGACAAGGGTTTGATTTTCAGTCATCTCGGAAAGGTATTTCATAGTAATGAGGTATTGAGCCCAGTTCTGGAATACCGTTCCGTTGCCTCCGTAGGTTATCAATTCCTGTGGGTGTTGGGCTACGGCTGTGTCAAGGTTGTTCTGTATCATCAGCATTATCCCGGCTGCCTTGCGTGTTCTTGAGGGATACTCATCTATGGGTCTGGCTTTCATTTCGTATGTTGGCATGAATCTCCGCATGTATATCCTGCCGTCATCTTCAAGTTCAGCGGCGAATTCGGGAGCAAGTTCTGAGTGCCATTCCTTCGGGAAATAGCGAAGAGCGTTTTTCAATGCGAGTTTCTTCTCGTCAGTTGTAAGTACATCCGGTCTTGCCGGTGCATGGTTCACTCCGGGAAGGTCAGGTGGCATAGGTGGAATCGAATCAGGAATACCCTGAGAAATTTGTTCACTGAAACTGTCTGACATGAAAACCTCCACTGCATATATTCATAGTAACTGACGTTGATTGACAGATAATAATCAACATGTTCCCTTTTTCCCAGAGAAGGTAATAATGAAAAATGTGGTTTTACTTCTAATTGTAACCGTCGCTTCGGTTACCGCAGGACGGTATTCTCTTCTGAATTTCAAACCTGTTAATGATACTGAAGCTCACAGACTGATGGATTCCGGCTGTGAAATTATTCATGTATACGAAGACGGCTCGGTTGATGTAATTGCCAATGAGCATGATTACACTTCTCTTCTTGCCACAGGTTTGCCTTTCACTACCCGGATCGATGACCTTGAGAGTTTTTACAGCAGTAGGCTCGATGGCGAATCCATGGGTGGGTATCTCACATGGGACGAGCTTTCCGTCTGGCTTGACGATCTTCACGATACGTTTCCGAATATCACTAGCGCGCCCACTTCGATAGGAAATACTTACGAAGGAAGGCCGCAGAGGGTGGTCAAGATATCTTCGAATAACGATTTCTGGACCGACGACCCCTCGCTGCCGAACGTCTGGTACGATGCTCTCATTCATGCAAGAGAACCGGCCAGTATGCGGAATGTCAGGTTCTTTATGCTGTGGCTCTGCGACAACTACGGGCGAAACGGTTTCTGCGGTCTGCAGGCGACCTGGTTACTTGATAATCGTGAGATCTGGTGCCTGCCATGTAACAATGTGGACGGCTACGTTTACAACCAGCAGGAGTCTCCCGGCGGTGGCGGGATGCAGAGGAAGAACATGAACTGGAGCGCGGGAGGCGACGGTGTCGACCTGAACAGGAACTGGACTGTGGGATGGGGAGGCACAGGATCGAGTGGAAGCCCTTCCTCCAGTACGTACAGGGGGACGGCAGCTCTAAGCGAACCGGAATCGAACAATATCGATGCCTTCTGGCAGAATCATCCACCGGTAGAAATGCATTCCACACACACGTACGGAAACATTCTCATAAGACCATGGGGTTACACAGCCAGCCCTCCCCTGCACGATAGTGAATATGATGAGCATGCTGAGATAATGGTTCAATGGGGAACAGGCGAGGTTCACGGACAGTCCTGGGGCGTACTGTACGCCTCAGCCGGTAACACCCGTGACCACTCCTACGGGCTGTACGACGCCATGAGCTGGAATCACGAAACAGGAGCGGATTTTGCCGGTTTCTGGCCCTCGTTAACGGAGACTGTCAAGCTTACCCGAAGGAATCTAAGAAGCTATCTCGTAACTGCGTTTCTGGCCGGTTGTCCCCTTGATCCTCATGTACCGGGTACTCCTGTAATTGAGAATATCGGATCGGTCAGCACACCCTTTACGATTAACTGGAGTGACGTTCCTGAGGCAGCCTCCTACGCTCTTCAGGAGCTGTCAGGGTACGAGGTTCTCCTTGATGATAACGGCAGCGGGGGACCTTTTACTATGAATAACTGGTCGACAACAACCTCTCAGTATCACTCCTCTCCGAGCTGCTACCTCTCGGGGGGAACTGGAACGATAACCTGGACAGAGACCGCCATCATACCGGAAAACGGAGGGGGAAGACTGAGTTTCTGGGCTTATTACAACATCCCCAACGGTTCGTGTCAGGGCAGTATTGAAGTTTCAACCGATGGTGGGGCCAACTGGTACTACCTTCAGACTTTCACCCGAAATGACATGAC is a window encoding:
- a CDS encoding urocanate hydratase — encoded protein: MSDSFSEQISQGIPDSIPPMPPDLPGVNHAPARPDVLTTDEKKLALKNALRYFPKEWHSELAPEFAAELEDDGRIYMRRFMPTYEMKARPIDEYPSRTRKAAGIMLMIQNNLDTAVAQHPQELITYGGNGTVFQNWAQYLITMKYLSEMTENQTLVLYSGHPLGLFPSHPEAPRLVLTNGMVIPNYSSREDYDRMAALGVTSYGQMTAGSFMYIGPQGIVHGTTITLLNAGRKYLGLPPEADLSGKLFVTSGLGGMSGAQAKASVIAGAVCVIAEINPIAIKTRHEQGWLQEVEDDLDRVLVRIEKARRAGEPLSLGYTGNIVDLWEKLVAEGISVDLGSDQTSLHNPYLGGYYPVGLSLDESNRMMVENPEEFKEMVHESLRRQVRAINTLHDRGMFFWDYGNAFLLEASRAGAQGILLEDGTFAYPSYVEDIMGPICFDYGFGPFRWVCTSCDHEDLKKTDRIAASVLEKMAEEADTEIKRQMLDNVRWIRQAEENRMVVGSQARILYADREGRINIARAFNEAIASGDITAPIVLGRDHHDVSGTDSPYRETANIKDGSMFTADMAVQNVIGDSFRGATWVSLHNGGGVGWGEVINGGFGLLLDGSPEAAERASGMVTWDVTNGLARRSWARNPGAIYAIRKAMEAEPDMKITIPEIADDSVVDNIF
- a CDS encoding T9SS type A sorting domain-containing protein, yielding MKNVVLLLIVTVASVTAGRYSLLNFKPVNDTEAHRLMDSGCEIIHVYEDGSVDVIANEHDYTSLLATGLPFTTRIDDLESFYSSRLDGESMGGYLTWDELSVWLDDLHDTFPNITSAPTSIGNTYEGRPQRVVKISSNNDFWTDDPSLPNVWYDALIHAREPASMRNVRFFMLWLCDNYGRNGFCGLQATWLLDNREIWCLPCNNVDGYVYNQQESPGGGGMQRKNMNWSAGGDGVDLNRNWTVGWGGTGSSGSPSSSTYRGTAALSEPESNNIDAFWQNHPPVEMHSTHTYGNILIRPWGYTASPPLHDSEYDEHAEIMVQWGTGEVHGQSWGVLYASAGNTRDHSYGLYDAMSWNHETGADFAGFWPSLTETVKLTRRNLRSYLVTAFLAGCPLDPHVPGTPVIENIGSVSTPFTINWSDVPEAASYALQELSGYEVLLDDNGSGGPFTMNNWSTTTSQYHSSPSCYLSGGTGTITWTETAIIPENGGGRLSFWAYYNIPNGSCQGSIEVSTDGGANWYYLQTFTRNDMTWRYNIHELDEWQGDTLSFRWETNGNSSDLYIDDIKIEIWEENEFVDLGVPVSSYTFATHESGEFWYRTVAMDPDFGPGWPSDAVAAQVTSTGISGGVVGTGITRLGHFCPNPASCATSIPITISSASEGLTSLTLYDLAGRQVIDLSSQLEGRGLNTVIWDCSDSRGNAVSGGIYFIVIDASDLVQTRKIVVLEQ